Sequence from the Prunus persica cultivar Lovell chromosome G5, Prunus_persica_NCBIv2, whole genome shotgun sequence genome:
GATCAACGCGACTTGCAGTAGAACCGACAAATAGGAACACGTATACACAACTTTCCTTTAGGGTCATGCTAGGATTTGCTGATTCTTCACCAAGGATTCCAAGAGCAAATTCCAATAAAATAggaataaaagaaaggaaactCTATTCTGTAGTCAATAATAGTGAAAGACTGTTGACGATAGACTATAAGTGTCTAGAGTTCTCATCTGTAGAGTTAGAAATCCTAAAGCAATATCATTAATCCCCACCAAaacaggaaaataaaaataaagggatCTACCAAAAACAGGAGGTTTTGAGAATGACCACCAAAATTCTAAAACTACATATGTTTTAGAATCATGacaaactattttttaaattgaaatccaaATGTAGACTAAAATTTATTACAAAAACACAACTTAATAAAATGGTCAAATCATGCTTTTTATTAGGCCTATGAGAAGCAATGCTGttgaaaaattatcttgagcaGTTCTGCAACTTTAGCTCATAGTTTCATCAGTACCATTTCACTATCGTAGAAATTTAGAATGAAGCAAATGCATTAGTGTGATCTTATCGTCTAGCTACGCAGACTCTTAAAGTTATTCTAGTGTGATTATATCACTTTCTTATGTGTTACCAGTTTAACAATTATGAAGCATTGTCTGTGCACGCTAATGCAAGTGATTTGCATTTGTATGTTGACTGTCTAGttctttgtttaattttccagAATTGGTATAGTCTTTCAAAAACTTTAGCAGAATGGGAGGCTCTGGAGTTTGCAagaagaaatgggcttgactTGGTAACTGTCTGTCCTACACTTATTTTGGGGCCAATTCTGCAGTCCACTGTAAATGCAAGTACCTTGGTCCTCATCAAGCTTTTGAAAGGTACTTACTTTTAACAAAACCACATGGCGCATAACTAATTCTTTTGCTTTAGAATCTACAAATGTATAGATAGGTAGTTGGAGTAGCAAACGCATCCTTCAGTAATTGTCCAGGCTAGTGTATATGTATTTGGCTCCATTTCAGTTTTTACGAAACAAAATCCAGGTTTATCCCCCATTCATTATCTCTGGTATCTATATGAACTAATAACTGGGTTTAGCAATGTATCCATGCAGAAGGGTATGAGTCATTGGAAAACAAGGTCCGAATGATAGTTGATGTGCGGGATGTAGCTCAAGCAGTCCTTGTGGCGTATGCGATGCCCGAGGCTGAAGGAAGATACATATGCACCGGCCACCATATCAAGGCAAGAGATCTCGTCGAGGAGCTGAGGAGCATTTATCCTGACTACAATTATCCTAACAAGTACGGTTTCCTTTTGATTCTTGAGGGACTTTTCAAATTCTGTATATTACTTTATTGATCATCATGGTCATGCAATCCAAAAGTAGAAGTGACTGTGATTCCTGttgttatgattttctctTAAAACTAATTTGATGAATGTGCACATGTATGTTTTGGCAGCTTTATTGAAGTAGAAGAACAACAGCGGTTGAGCTATGAGAAACTGCAAAGGTTGGGTTGGAGTGCCCGACCATTGAATGAGACGCTCGTTGACACTGTTGAAAGCTACAAAGAGGCCGGACTTTTGGATTGAAAAGATATCATAGCATGCTTTACCTAACTAAATTTTCTGAACTCATCTTACAAAGAGGAAAGTTTGGCTCGTTGCAAATTAGCTTGGAGTCCACTTTATTACATATGTTACTTTTGTCTTTAGGTAATGATAGTTATTATTATACTTCATCTTTTAGTTATCTATTCTGTTTGTTGGGAAAATAGTCCTTTGGCTTTAGCCTTTATGTTGCTATTCTTTGACTTGTTCG
This genomic interval carries:
- the LOC18776605 gene encoding cinnamoyl-CoA reductase 2 isoform X2 is translated as MAVEKGRYCVTGAGGFVASWVVKLLLSKDCTVHGTVRDPSNDKYAHLKKLDKASENLQLFKADLLDYESLRAGILGCDGVFHVASPVPSSTVPNPEVEVVEPAVKGTLNVLKACLEAKVKRVVFVSSVAAVIMNPRWSEGQLLDETCWSDKEYCRKTENWYSLSKTLAEWEALEFARRNGLDLVTVCPTLILGPILQSTVNASTLVLIKLLKGYESLENKVRMIVDVRDVAQAVLVAYAMPEAEGRYICTGHHIKARDLVEELRSIYPDYNYPNNFIEVEEQQRLSYEKLQRLGWSARPLNETLVDTVESYKEAGLLD
- the LOC18776605 gene encoding cinnamoyl-CoA reductase 2 isoform X1, whose protein sequence is MAVEKGRYCVTGAGGFVASWVVKLLLSKDCTVHGTVRDPSNDKYAHLKKLDKASENLQLFKADLLDYESLRAGILGCDGVFHVASPVPSSTVPNPEVEVVEPAVKGTLNVLKACLEAKVKRVVFVSSVAAVIMNPRWSEGQLLDETCWSDKEYCRKTENWYSLSKTLAEWEALEFARRNGLDLVTVCPTLILGPILQSTVNASTLVLIKLLKEGYESLENKVRMIVDVRDVAQAVLVAYAMPEAEGRYICTGHHIKARDLVEELRSIYPDYNYPNNFIEVEEQQRLSYEKLQRLGWSARPLNETLVDTVESYKEAGLLD